One genomic region from Plasmodium chabaudi chabaudi strain AS genome assembly, chromosome: 7 encodes:
- a CDS encoding CIR protein translates to MNNLCTIFKGIDDILVVKSNNPDYYRHSFSSLNSYCPISSDGKNQECNNYEEITGSAFISLLIYLKNYVENDKLSQYAILWLCYELNKKNEISNLNEFYNKYIKAIEEYVKGSHAAEAYNSCMNIINKKQYLMSVDIKEMSKIYEALKFLCKLYTGCNDKEKNYSNYSQDANDFVKEFQKLNDDRSITENDSYSQILYTLFNDYNSFKNDCAKHCSKCIDIPTLPDINLPQNFVQDKVESSGVTSPSSSIAKTLIPALLIFAIPVFVGIAYKYSLFGIDKRLQRIHSRGKLRKIKEKINH, encoded by the exons ATGAATAACTtg tGTACAATATTTAAAGGGATCGATGATATTCTTGTTGTGAAATCGAATAATCCCGATTATTATAGACATAGTTTTTCGTCATTGAACAGTTATTGTCCTATCTCAAGTGATGGGAAAAATCAGGaatgtaataattatgaagaAATTACTGGCTCTGCTTTTATATCAttgcttatatatttaaaaaattatgttgaaaatgataaactTTCTCAATACGCTATTTTATGGTTATGTTATGaactaaataaaaaaaatgaaatcaGTAATCtaaatgaattttataataaatatataaaggcCATTGAGGAGTATGTTAAGGGATCACATGCTGCTGAAGCTTATAATAGTTGtatgaatattataaataaaaaacaatatttgaTGAGTGTGGATATTAAAGAAATGTCTAAAATTTATGAAGCATTAAAATTCTTATGTAAATTGTATACTGGATGTAATgacaaagaaaaaaattactcAAACTATTCGCAAGATGCTAATGATTTTGTTAAAGAATTTCAAAAACTTAATGACGATCGTAGCATTACTGAAAATGATTCATATAGTCAAATATTGTATACTTTATTTAATGATTATAatagttttaaaaatgattgtGCTAAACATTGCAGTAAATGTATCGATATTCCAACACTTCCAGATATAAATTTACCGCAAAATTTTGTACAAGATAAAGTAGAAAGTTCTGGAGTTACATCACCAAGCTCATCCATAGCAAAAACATTAATTCCAGCCTTATTGATATTTGCAATACCCGTTTTCGTGGGAATTGCTTATAAg tatTCGCTATTTGGAATTGATAAGCGGCTTCAAAGGATACACTCAAGAGGAAAgctaagaaaaataaaggaGAAAATTAAccattaa
- a CDS encoding CIR protein — protein sequence MEIESYNLFLEVDELFDDKSVDVVQFNANRKVAAYCPEKNGYRSCNDDYQRINAIGSHLHMELDTKDPNIYGGGNNKRFMEYLIMWLSHILYKKLENNTITLKSAHEKHLKENFGNYNYWNLLAKKYYLTDSNIAVMNVLYLLFQQICDTIKEYRKENVLGHEYANKAFQSYIIYNKIYNYIKQCGPYLELLDNLKEIYNSFIKTAKSQNSHGDNILNQLVELPQIGNINDKYNFKSKGCEKLHKKLENNNSKLIKMGIRMLKGNAKRKVQSTPNLAGSQDTKDNSDDDGDVDGDDDGGDDDDDDDDDDDDDDDDDDDTAGNSLSQDKNAPQGASPVSAPEPKPPVQPQQIQQGQQIQAPVVKKPGAPEPAAPPPAAAPPAAPPSHPATGQSSPGQPPQPGTGQSSSPILTIPSMSATTSASTISSTCTTTLAGTPTPPCTQASPSIPSSGGAQTSPGTPSPTGAQGSSGITTSGTNRTPSTDTQDGATNTQGNTQTGADNIKDQKDNTQTKTNQVGDSSSSSQVPGTGNQGNKPGTSSDGADTQKSTIGQSGDNGGKTGPSRNAIDRSQNPDTSQGGSGGRLSSGSGSPGGGSGSGASGGSRSLGAGQGSGAGSGPRGGKGSGSGDGKDSGGGTPGSGARGGKDSGANGGLSGGPKAPGDQAVTQSSGTRNGGWLGSWGFSLNPTNYIPSPSSIYQAQKDILANAANKITTAYSNTVGIVKGAYDSAVDNAKQVYDSAVDNAKQVYDSAVGNAKQVYDNTMSVVKDTYISTSNYIGNAVNSVTRQLNPFSTPQSGDNQSGSNSSGGGTDTSNNSQQNPQQPVPPPLPPSIPTHQSSPPSQTPQSSQPQSNQGQDSLQTPSPSQSQPSQTQDPPQITPQNGGSNTLQEPDPNAGTGGVQTMTITKATLPSSGISPSNTGNGNIPPGTDIKINEKPSIWCIAQNKKCDIVGIGIIFISTSMVLAFMYKYLPFKSAKNSRKEKNMKRVINLVDKKKSIKKGINSHDGKRKTHITINSKHKKKSTKMVINLDDGKKTKIIVNSVNEKMPSLNIYKLMQADPMPFINLFLLWIFFIYKRKRDTIE from the exons ATGGAGATAGAATCG TATAACCTATTTCTTGAAGTTGATGAACTTTTTGATGATAAATCTGTTGATGTGGTACAATTTAACGCTAACCGTAAAGTAGCCGCTTATTGCcctgaaaaaaatggatatagAAGTTGTAATGATGATTATCAAAGGATCAACGCTATTGGCTCACATTTGCATATGGAATTAGATACTAAAGATCCCAATATATATGGAGGAggcaataataaaagatttatggaatatttaattatgtgGTTAagtcatatattatataagaaattagaaaataacACCATCACTTTAAAATCTGCTCATGAAAAACATTTAAAGGAGAATTTTGGAAATTATAACTATTGGAACCTCTTagccaaaaaatattatctgACAGATTCTAATATTGCAGTTATGAATGTGctttatcttttatttcagCAAATTTGTGATACAATTAAGGAATATCGCAAAGAAAATGTATTAGGACACGAATACGCAAACAAGGCCTTTCAaagttatattatatataataaaatttataattatattaaacaGTGTGGCCCGTATCTTGAATTGTTggataatttaaaagaaatatataacagcTTTATAAAAACTGCAAAAAGTCAAAATTCCCACGGCGATAATATACTTAATCAGCTTGTTGAACTTCCACAGATAGGAAATATAAacgataaatataatttcaaaAGTAAGGGATGCGAAAAACTGCATAAAAAGTTAGAAAATAACAATTCCAagcttataaaaatgggaaTTAGAATGTTAAAGGGTAATGCAAAAAGAAAAGTCCAGAGCACACCTAATTTAGCAGGATCTCAAGATACAAAAGATAATAGCGACGATGATGGGGACGTCGATGGGGACGATGATGGGGGCGAcgatgatgatgatgatgatgatgacgatgatgatgatgatgatgatgatgatgataCCGCAGGAAATTCATTGAGTCAAGATAAAAACGCCCCTCAAGGAGCATCACCAGTATCTGCACCAGAACCAAAACCACCTGTACAACCACAGCAAATACAGCAAGGACAACAAATACAAGCACCTGTAGTTAAAAAACCGGGAGCACCAGAACCAGCAGCACCACCACCAGCAGCAGCACCACCAGCAGCACCACCATCACACCCAGCAACTGGGCAATCATCACCTGGACAACCACCACAGCCAGGAACTGGACAATCATCATCTCCAATACTTACGATTCCATCAATGAGTGCAACAACATCAGCAAGTACAATATCATCAACGTGTACAACAACATTGGCAGGTACACCAACACCACCATGCACACAAGCATCACCAAGTATCCCATCATCAGGAGGTGCACAAACATCACCAGGTACGCCATCACCAACAGGTGCACAAGGATCATCAGGTATAACAACATCTGGAACCAATAGAACACCATCAACAGATACACAGGATGGAGCAACAAACACTCAAGGTAATACACAAACTGGAGcagataatataaaagatcAAAAAGACAACACGCAAACGAAAACAAACCAAGTGGGTGACTCTTCATCGAGTTCCCAAGTACCAGGGACGGGGAATCAAGGGAATAAACCGGGCACATCATCTGATGGAGCTGATACACAAAAAAGTACAATTGGTCAATCAGGAGACAATGGAGGTAAAACAGGCCCATCAAGAAATGCAATAGATCGATCTCAAAATCCAGATACTAGCCAGGGAGGTTCTGGTGGCAGATTAAGTAGTGGATCTGGAAGTCCAGGAGGTGGATCGGGCAGTGGCGCAAGTGGTGGATCTAGAAGTTTAGGAGCTGGACAAGGCAGTGGAGCAGGCAGTGGGCCAAGAGGTGGAAAAGGTAGTGGATCAGGTGATGGAAAAGATAGTGGGGGAGGGACTCCAGGTAGTGGAGCAAGAGGTGGAAAAGATAGTGGGGCAAATGGTGGATTAAGTGGTGGGCCAAAGGCACCAGGGGATCAGGCTGTAACACAATCATCAGGAACACGCAATGGAGGGTGGTTAGGAAGTTGGGGATTTAGTTTAAATCCCACCAATTATATACCTAGCCCTTCCAGTATATACCAAGCTCAAAAGGACATTTTAGCAAATGCCGCTAACAAAATCACTACTGCATATAGTAACACTGTGGGCATTGTAAAAGGTGCTTATGATAGCGCTGTGGACAATGCAAAACAGGTTTATGATAGCGCTGTGGACAATGCAAAACAGGTTTATGATAGCGCTGTGGGCAATGCAAAACAGGTTTATGATAACACCATGAGCGTTGTAAAAGATACTTATATTAGCACTAGTAATTATATTGGTAATGCTGTTAATAGTGTAACTAGGCAATTGAATCCATTTAGTACTCCTCAATCAGGTGATAATCAATCTGGATCCAATAGTTCAGGAGGTGGAACAGATACATCTAATAACTCACAACAAAATCCGCAACAACCAGTACCGCCACCACTACCACCATCTATACCGACACATCAATCTTCACCACCATCACAAACTCCACAATCATCACAACCCCAGTCTAACCAAGGACAAGATTCACTACAAACTCCATCACCGTCGCAATCACAGCCTAGTCAAACACAAGATCCACCACAAATCACACCTCAAAATGGTGGATCTAACACATTGCAGGAACCCGATCCAAACGCTGGAACGGGAGGAGTTCAAACAATGACAATTACTAAAGCTACATTACCAAGTTCTGGTATAAGTCCTTCAAATACAGGGAATGGAAATATTCCCCCTGGAAcagatattaaaattaacgAAAAACCATCAATATGGTGCATAgcacaaaataaaaaatgtgacATAGTAGGTATTggcattatatttatttcaacaTCCATGGTTTTAGCATTTATGTATAAG taTTTACCATTTAAATCAGCAAAAAACTCgaggaaagaaaaaaacatgaaaagagttataaatttggttgataagaaaaaatcaataaaaaaggGGATCAACTCACACGATGGAAAACGAAAAACACATATAACTATAAATtcaaaacataaaaaaaaaagtacaAAAATGGTTATAAATTTAGACGATGgaaaaaagacaaaaataattgtaaattcagttaatgaaaaaatgccatcattaaatatatacaaacttATGCAGGCCGATCCTATgccatttattaatttatttttgttgtggattttttttatttataaaagaaaacgaGACACAATAGaatga
- a CDS encoding fam-a protein: protein MNKFYTQIGLFLLSIFVFVNNEAIATEPATGEGSKPTPKSRYPTTEEVYEKHKHLLRNCKNTTKAIELMDEAVKQLEYHATDVDDYESCKSGSNFREYLYKKKHKDHTVIEKVQYTISGSDKYNETINKLWDPDTPNSFNTGIVKIVHVYNPNLVIIQQRYEQDSKGHQKYFYALVTKAEVSKDKTVIAMTSPDIYDHNPSSKEYKNTIIENANLFKANVIPDDDIKNGELEKVFVNLAGYLIEKKGDNLEITYVESIDGHSTF from the exons atgaataagTTTTATACTCAAATCggtttatttcttttaagcATTTTCGTATTTGTGAATAATGAAGCCATTGCAACTGAGCCTGCTACAGGAGAAGGTTCAAAACCCACACCAAAAAGTCGTTATCCTAC TACAGAAGAAGTATATGAAAAACACAAGCACCTATTACGTAATTGCAAAAATACTACAAAAGCGATCGAACTTATGGACGAAGCTGTAAAACAGTTAGAATACCATGCTACAGACGTTGATGATTATGAATCTTGTAAATCAGGTTCTAATTTTcgtgaatatttatataaaaaaaaacataaagaTCATACAGTTATTGAAAAAGTTCAATATACAATTAGTGGTTCGGATAAG TATAATGAAACAATAAACAAGTTATGGGATCCCGATACCCCCAATTCTTTCAATACGGGCATTGTTAAAA tTGTCCATGTGTACAATCCAAATTTAGTAATTATACAACAACGTTACGAACAAGATTCTAAGGGCCAtcagaaatatttttatgctttAGTTACAAAGGCTGAA gTATCAAAAGACAAAACTGTAATTGCCATGACTTCACCAGATATATATGATCACAACCCTTCCagtaaagaatataaaaacacaATAATAGAAAACGCAAATTTATTCAAAGCTAACGTAATTCCTGACGACGATATCAAAAATGGAGAATTAGAAAAAGTATTTGTGAACTTAGCTGGATACCtcattgaaaaaaaaggcGATAATCTTGAAATAACCTATGTCGAATCT aTTGACGGCCATTCTACCTTTTAA
- a CDS encoding fam-a protein, whose product MNKFYFQNVFFLLSIFVYANNEALASEPDLRNHNMGGLLYSQPTPEEIYEKNKHLLCANPDETREAVKLMNEALLHLVYHAKNDDNYKSYRAKLKFATIAHKKKHEDNTDILRINLKINDPDQYNYSINKVWNPDIPNSFNTGYVKIVRVYTPNLVMIQQRYKQDSKEPQKYFYALAKRAEISDNATIIVMTSANINDHNPSNKKYENTLIKNANLFTTEIDSEDDIRNGKLEKVFVNLAGYLIEKKTDHIDALYVESIDGHATA is encoded by the exons atgaataaattttattttcaaaatgttttttttcttttaagtatttttgtatatgcaAATAATGAAGCCCTTGCATCTGAACCGGATCTAAGAAATCATAATATGGGCGGATTACTGTATAGCCAGCCTAC ACCagaagaaatatatgaaaaaaacaagcaCCTATTATGTGCCAATCCCGACGAAACTAGAGAAGCAGTCAAACTTATGAACGAAGCTTTATTACATTTAGTATATCATgctaaaaatgatgataattataaatcatATCGAGCAAAATTGAAATTTGCTACGATTGcccataaaaaaaaacatgaagACAATACAGATATTCTAagaattaatttaaaaataaatgatccAGATCAG TACAATTATTCAATAAACAAGGTATGGAATCCCGATATCCCCAATTCTTTCAATACTGGCTATGTTAAAA ttgTCCGCGTGTACACCCCCAATTTAGTAATGATACAACAACGTTACAAACAAGATTCTAAGGAACCtcagaaatatttttatgctttAGCCAAAAGAGCTGAA aTATCAGACAACGCAACTATAATTGTCATGACTTcagcaaatataaatgatcaCAACCCttccaataaaaaatatgaaaacaCACTAATAAAAAACGCAAATTTATTCACAACTGAAATTGATTCTGAAGATGATATTagaaatggaaaattagaaaaagtATTTGTGAACTTAGCTGGATACCtcattgaaaaaaaaactgaTCATATTGATGCCCTCTATGTCGAATCT aTTGACGGTCATGCTACCGCTTAA